One part of the Candidatus Borreliella tachyglossi genome encodes these proteins:
- a CDS encoding AAA family ATPase has translation MSILIRPKKCEIKNIDTRTLKNIKQDTLYEIEKLEKVLMGVNEIIIPKIHREIFILIEKAKKEFKSRTSIGIKEIFYQILKTKKLLKKYKLTKLSFGFSEENLITKIDKIRLIETYKEFEDDIRLDNDYFEIGKYVKNLTTLAKEKKLEPLIGREREIQALINTLERRNKNSTILIGEPGIGKTAIVEGLAIKIANKEIKNKLQNKVILKIDTSDLVSGTKYRGEFEERLNNIIKSIKNNKDIIIFIDEIHTLMGAGNSEGALDASNILKPVLSRSEIQIIGATTYDEYRKYLAKDKAFIRRFQTISIKEPNEKETLNIINNIIKNFENYHGVIYEKDAIDLVISLSSKYLINKRFPDKAIDLIDIAGAKKKQEKTDNRIVNVEDIKIVTDEMLNIKTKSNIKEEIDIIKTEEIHIREKIIGQECAINEIIREMVKTKLEINDNVKPTTSILLIGSIGSGKTMLANEISSIIIEDQNSILKLDMSDYREENSISKLIGTNPGYVGYADGGILTNRLKHIPRSFIILENIENAHNSVLGIIEQILENGELIDSKEDRISFKNSIIVLSTSIGSKALLGQGSIGFNKADNNINIKSEIDNELKKRFKSALLDKIQKKIILNVLKEEDANIICDNYCKEIIAKFSLKNIKIEIDKHLNNHIIKKYYDKKVGARSVLNAAKEQIEEKIINRIFENPNINLIKISLDQDNIKIE, from the coding sequence ATGTCTATACTAATTCGCCCTAAGAAGTGTGAGATAAAAAACATAGATACTAGAACTTTAAAAAATATTAAACAAGATACATTATATGAAATAGAAAAATTAGAAAAAGTTTTAATGGGTGTTAATGAAATTATAATTCCAAAAATACATAGAGAGATTTTCATTCTTATTGAAAAAGCTAAGAAAGAATTTAAGTCTAGAACTTCAATAGGAATAAAAGAAATTTTTTATCAAATATTAAAGACAAAAAAACTTCTAAAAAAATATAAACTCACTAAGTTAAGTTTTGGCTTTAGTGAAGAGAATCTCATAACAAAAATAGATAAAATAAGGCTCATTGAAACATATAAAGAGTTTGAAGATGATATAAGGCTTGATAATGATTACTTTGAAATTGGAAAATATGTTAAGAACTTAACAACACTTGCAAAGGAAAAAAAACTTGAACCTTTAATCGGGCGTGAGAGAGAAATTCAAGCACTAATCAACACACTTGAAAGACGAAATAAAAATAGCACAATACTCATAGGTGAGCCTGGAATTGGCAAGACAGCAATAGTTGAAGGGCTCGCTATTAAAATTGCAAATAAAGAAATTAAGAATAAATTACAAAACAAAGTTATACTAAAAATTGATACTTCTGACTTAGTATCGGGAACCAAATATAGAGGCGAATTTGAAGAGAGATTAAATAACATAATTAAATCCATTAAAAACAATAAAGACATAATAATATTCATTGATGAAATACATACCCTAATGGGAGCTGGAAATTCTGAGGGAGCTCTTGATGCATCAAATATTTTAAAACCTGTTTTGTCTCGCTCTGAAATACAAATCATAGGTGCAACAACTTATGATGAGTATAGAAAATACCTTGCTAAAGACAAAGCATTTATCCGAAGATTTCAAACTATATCAATAAAAGAACCTAATGAAAAAGAAACATTAAATATCATCAATAATATAATAAAAAATTTTGAAAATTATCATGGTGTAATTTACGAAAAGGATGCCATAGATCTCGTTATTTCTTTATCGTCAAAATACCTAATCAACAAAAGATTCCCTGACAAAGCAATTGATTTGATTGATATTGCTGGAGCTAAGAAAAAACAAGAGAAAACAGATAACAGGATAGTCAATGTTGAGGACATTAAAATCGTAACAGATGAAATGTTAAATATTAAGACAAAATCTAACATTAAAGAAGAAATTGATATAATCAAAACAGAAGAAATACACATAAGAGAAAAAATAATTGGGCAAGAATGTGCTATAAACGAAATCATTAGAGAAATGGTTAAAACAAAACTTGAAATCAATGATAATGTCAAACCTACAACATCAATACTACTTATAGGTTCTATCGGAAGTGGAAAAACAATGCTAGCAAATGAAATATCAAGTATCATTATCGAAGATCAAAACTCAATATTAAAATTAGATATGTCAGACTATAGGGAAGAAAACTCCATCTCAAAGTTAATAGGGACAAATCCAGGATACGTAGGCTACGCTGATGGTGGAATTTTAACTAATAGGTTAAAACATATCCCTAGATCCTTCATTATACTTGAAAATATCGAAAATGCTCATAATTCTGTACTAGGTATAATAGAACAAATACTTGAAAACGGTGAACTTATTGACAGTAAGGAAGACAGAATATCTTTTAAAAATTCCATTATCGTTCTAAGCACATCTATTGGTTCTAAAGCGCTTCTTGGTCAGGGCAGTATTGGATTTAATAAAGCAGATAATAATATAAATATTAAAAGTGAGATAGACAATGAGCTTAAAAAACGATTCAAATCTGCCCTATTGGACAAAATTCAAAAAAAAATAATCCTTAATGTTTTAAAAGAGGAAGATGCCAACATAATTTGTGATAATTATTGCAAAGAGATTATTGCAAAATTTAGCTTAAAAAATATTAAAATAGAAATTGACAAGCATCTTAATAATCATATAATAAAAAAATATTATGACAAAAAAGTTGGTGCAAGGAGCGTTTTAAATGCAGCAAAAGAACAAATAGAAGAAAAAATTATTAATAGAATATTTGAAAACCCTAATATTAATCTAATAAAAATATCTTTAGACCAAGACAATATAAAAATAGAATAA